In Aptenodytes patagonicus chromosome 22, bAptPat1.pri.cur, whole genome shotgun sequence, one DNA window encodes the following:
- the BAK1 gene encoding bcl-2 homologous antagonist/killer produces the protein MASGNDGDPPRAYRRRGSNGRRLSQELNSEDQVVKETEEVFRSYAFYRYEQERAERREEVPMDPEIEEIQQELDSTGSRVGRRLALIGDDINERYDAEFRGMLKSLQPTKENAYKHFTRIASRLFESGINWGRVIALLSFGYRMAIHVYQHGMTGFFCRIARYVTDFMLRNHIAQWIAQQGGWVAVLNLDNVYMNYMLVVVVALIMVGHLVVRRFFRP, from the exons ATGGCCTCAGGGAACGACGGTGACCCACCGAGGGCCTACAGACGCCGGGGAAGCAACGGGCGCAGGCTGTCACAAGAGCTCAACTCAG aAGACCAGGTGGTGAAGGAGACGGAGGAGGTGTTTCGGAGCTATGCCTTCTACCGCTACGAACAGGAGAGAGCGGAGAGACGGGAGGAAGTGCCCATGGACCCGGAGATCGAGGAGATCCAGCAGGAGCTGGACAG CACCGGGAGCCGGGTGGGAAGGCGCCTGGCCCTCATCGGTGACGACATTAACGAGCGGTACGACGCGGAGTTTCGCGGCATGCTGAAATCCTTGCAGCCCACCAAGGAGAACGCCTATAAGCACTTCACCAGAATAGCCTCCCG CTTGTTTGAGAGCGGCATTAACTGGGGCCGGGTGATCGCGCTGCTGAGCTTCGGCTACCGCATGGCCATCCACGTCTACCAGCACGGCATGACGGGTTTCTTCTGCCGGATCGCCCGCTATGTCACGGACTTCATGCTCCGGAACCACATCGCCCAGTGGATCGCCCAGCAGGGAGGATGG GTCGCTGTACTCAATCTGGACAATGTTTACATGAATTAcatgctggtggtggtggtggcccTGATCATGGTGGGGCATTTAGTGGTACGACGCTTCTTCAGGCCCTGA